The following proteins are co-located in the Imtechella halotolerans genome:
- a CDS encoding DUF5916 domain-containing protein — translation MRYDYNRINVVVILLISLISYSTSLAQERKSIQAVRIQTAPKIDGILTDDVWQHIPASGNFIGHEPHNGKEERTTHPTQVKVAYNDEAIYIAAYLYDNEPNKILRQFTQRDDVFEQNDVFGVMINTLDDGINETRFYVTSAGTIGDSRNSLGEDDFSYNVVFKAEISFDEQGWYAEFEIPYSALRFPRKEQQEWGINFFREIKHLNENYSWNFINREIGNTNQYNGKLTGITAIDPPLRLQLYPFLQGTSTTLNSLTQNDFSAGMDVKYGLSDSFTLDATLIPDFGQAAFDNVELNLSPFEQQFSENRQFFTEGTELYNKGNLFYSRRVGGRPSRMDTVESQLYDNEIITNNPSKVELINALKISGRNKHNLGIGLFNAITKETKAHILNTATGEKRSIITEPLSNYNILVLDQQFNKNSSVTLINTNVTRAGDFRDANVTGVLYNIYNSSNTYNSTGEVKMSQVREDGTTSGMQTAFSLSKTKGKFRWSLAHELANKSYNPNDLGILFRNNYNNFQGELSYRIFQPVGKFNDMNVRLTVNQNRLLDPGVHTMTSFGLSTFFFTVKRFAFGGGANYNTQFKDYFEPRVPGKYVLYNANAGANAWVSSDYRNKFAYDVRASFLSYKEAPMKGYSLTLEPRYRFSDKLLLVWKSIFNLQDNYFGFVTRTDEDVILGQRDVKSIEHSLRGSYNFDPYKSINLRFRNFWSTANYSSNEYFTLNPDGSKTSTNWDTDVYDPNTNFNIWNIDLSFNWRFAPGSEAILLYRNQLFNQDKLANLDFNQSLENLFNQPALHSFSLRLIYYIDVNKARQLFKS, via the coding sequence ATGCGCTATGACTACAACCGTATAAACGTAGTTGTCATTTTACTAATATCACTTATTTCTTATTCCACATCATTGGCTCAAGAGAGAAAATCTATTCAAGCCGTTAGAATTCAAACAGCACCAAAAATAGATGGAATACTTACTGATGATGTGTGGCAACATATACCAGCTTCTGGTAATTTTATTGGCCATGAACCTCATAATGGGAAAGAAGAAAGAACCACTCATCCCACGCAGGTTAAAGTTGCTTACAATGATGAGGCTATTTACATAGCAGCCTATCTATATGATAATGAACCAAATAAAATACTTAGACAATTTACTCAACGTGATGATGTTTTTGAACAAAATGACGTTTTTGGAGTAATGATCAACACTCTAGACGATGGCATTAATGAAACACGGTTTTATGTTACATCCGCAGGAACTATTGGTGATTCTCGCAATAGCTTGGGCGAAGATGATTTTAGTTATAATGTAGTTTTTAAAGCAGAGATTTCATTTGATGAACAAGGTTGGTACGCTGAATTTGAAATTCCCTATAGTGCATTGCGCTTTCCTAGAAAGGAGCAACAGGAATGGGGGATTAATTTCTTTAGAGAAATAAAACATCTCAATGAAAATTATAGCTGGAATTTTATTAATAGAGAAATAGGAAACACCAATCAATATAACGGCAAATTAACTGGAATTACTGCTATTGATCCTCCTTTGAGATTGCAACTTTACCCTTTTTTACAAGGCACTTCAACTACCTTAAACAGTCTGACTCAGAATGATTTCTCTGCAGGAATGGATGTAAAATATGGATTAAGCGATAGTTTTACCTTAGATGCCACTTTAATTCCTGATTTCGGACAAGCAGCCTTCGATAACGTGGAGTTAAATCTATCCCCTTTTGAACAACAATTCTCTGAAAACCGACAATTCTTCACCGAAGGTACTGAACTATACAATAAAGGCAATCTATTTTATAGTCGTCGTGTTGGAGGAAGACCTTCTAGAATGGACACTGTCGAATCTCAACTATATGATAACGAAATAATTACAAACAATCCTTCGAAGGTAGAACTCATTAACGCACTAAAAATCTCAGGAAGAAATAAACATAATCTGGGCATTGGTCTCTTTAATGCCATCACCAAGGAAACGAAAGCTCATATTCTGAACACAGCCACCGGAGAGAAACGCAGTATTATCACAGAGCCACTTTCCAATTACAACATTCTAGTTTTGGATCAGCAGTTCAATAAAAACTCCTCGGTTACCCTTATTAATACAAATGTTACAAGAGCTGGCGACTTCAGAGATGCCAATGTAACAGGTGTTCTCTATAACATTTATAATTCTTCAAATACCTACAACTCTACAGGTGAGGTAAAAATGAGTCAGGTACGAGAAGATGGAACAACCAGTGGCATGCAAACGGCATTTTCACTTTCTAAAACCAAAGGAAAATTCAGATGGAGCCTAGCTCATGAACTCGCAAATAAAAGCTACAATCCGAATGATTTAGGAATATTATTTAGAAACAACTATAACAATTTTCAAGGTGAATTATCCTATAGAATTTTTCAACCTGTCGGGAAGTTTAATGATATGAATGTCCGACTGACCGTAAATCAAAATAGATTACTGGACCCTGGAGTACATACTATGACGTCTTTTGGCCTATCCACTTTCTTTTTTACAGTAAAAAGATTTGCCTTTGGAGGTGGAGCAAATTATAACACTCAATTCAAAGATTATTTTGAACCCCGTGTTCCTGGAAAGTATGTTCTTTATAATGCGAATGCTGGAGCGAATGCCTGGGTATCTTCGGATTATAGAAATAAGTTTGCCTATGATGTGAGAGCAAGTTTCCTTTCTTATAAAGAGGCTCCAATGAAAGGATATTCATTAACATTGGAACCAAGGTATCGCTTTTCCGATAAACTTCTGTTGGTTTGGAAGTCTATCTTTAATTTACAAGACAATTATTTTGGATTTGTCACTCGTACGGATGAAGATGTTATCTTAGGGCAAAGAGACGTAAAAAGTATAGAACATAGCTTACGCGGTAGTTATAATTTTGATCCTTATAAATCCATTAATCTACGTTTTAGAAATTTTTGGAGTACTGCCAACTACAGCTCTAATGAATATTTTACGCTAAACCCAGATGGAAGTAAAACTAGCACTAATTGGGACACTGACGTATATGATCCAAATACCAATTTCAATATTTGGAATATTGATCTTAGTTTTAACTGGCGATTTGCACCAGGAAGTGAAGCTATCCTACTTTATCGAAATCAGTTGTTTAATCAAGATAAGTTGGCAAATCTCGACTTTAATCAAAGTTTAGAAAATTTATTTAATCAACCAGCTTTACACTCATTTTCATTACGTTTAATTTATTATATAGATGTCAATAAAGCGCGGCAATTATTCAAAAGTTAG
- a CDS encoding ABC transporter ATP-binding protein, with the protein MIKAKNIHKTFGSLEVLKGVDLHIKKGEIVAIVGASGAGKTTLLQILGTLDRMTPSHGSSIEINGVSVENLNDKNLAKFRNEHIGFIFQFHQLLPEFTALENVCIPAYINNVPKEQAEHRAIELLTHLGLATRLQHKPSELSGGEQQRVAVARALMNKPSIIFADEPSGNLDSESAEKLHRLFFDLRDSLGQTFVLVTHNEQLAEMADRKLTMVDGLIVDSM; encoded by the coding sequence ATGATCAAAGCAAAAAACATCCACAAAACATTTGGCTCTCTGGAAGTACTTAAGGGAGTGGATTTACATATTAAAAAGGGGGAAATTGTAGCTATTGTAGGTGCTTCAGGTGCAGGAAAAACTACCCTATTACAAATTTTAGGTACCTTGGATAGAATGACACCATCACATGGATCTTCTATTGAAATCAATGGGGTATCAGTAGAAAACCTAAATGACAAAAACCTAGCTAAATTCCGGAATGAGCACATTGGATTTATTTTCCAATTCCATCAGCTTTTACCCGAATTTACTGCTTTAGAAAATGTATGTATTCCAGCTTACATTAACAATGTTCCCAAAGAACAAGCTGAACATAGGGCTATTGAGCTTTTAACACATTTAGGATTGGCCACAAGACTACAACACAAACCTAGTGAACTCTCTGGGGGTGAGCAACAGCGTGTTGCGGTAGCTAGAGCGTTGATGAATAAACCTTCTATAATTTTTGCAGATGAACCAAGTGGAAACCTAGATTCCGAAAGTGCTGAAAAATTACACCGCCTATTTTTCGATTTACGTGATTCACTTGGACAAACATTTGTATTAGTGACGCACAATGAGCAATTAGCAGAAATGGCCGATAGAAAGCTTACGATGGTAGATGGTTTAATTGTAGATTCCATGTAA
- a CDS encoding TIGR02757 family protein: protein MKNEMLSLEDLKVFLDEKVIQYNQTHFIDSDPIQIPHRFTKKEDIEIAAFLSATIAWGNRKMIISNADRMMNFMGQAPYDFVMNHSHIDLEKLHPFVHRTFNGDDFVAFIKSLKYIYSLHGGLEAVFTNHQGQNSMQEAISLFKQLFFEIPHPSRSQKHISDPNRGSAAKRLNMFLRWMVRPNDTGVDFGLWKNISPAKLSCPLDVHSGNVARKLGLLSRKQNDGKALTELDTSLRKLDPNDPVKYDFALFGLGVFEKF, encoded by the coding sequence ATGAAGAATGAAATGCTTTCACTAGAAGACCTTAAAGTCTTTCTCGATGAAAAAGTAATTCAATACAATCAGACTCATTTTATTGATTCTGATCCTATACAAATACCCCATCGTTTCACCAAGAAGGAAGATATTGAAATTGCTGCATTCCTCTCAGCCACCATAGCATGGGGCAATAGAAAAATGATTATTTCAAATGCAGATCGAATGATGAATTTCATGGGACAAGCTCCCTATGATTTTGTTATGAACCATAGTCATATCGACCTAGAAAAGTTACATCCATTTGTTCATCGCACCTTTAATGGGGACGATTTTGTGGCATTTATAAAATCATTAAAATATATCTATTCACTCCATGGTGGATTGGAAGCTGTGTTTACCAACCATCAAGGACAAAATTCAATGCAAGAGGCTATAAGTCTATTTAAACAACTTTTTTTTGAAATCCCACATCCTTCAAGAAGTCAAAAACATATATCAGATCCTAATAGAGGTTCCGCCGCTAAACGCCTTAATATGTTCCTTAGATGGATGGTAAGACCTAATGACACTGGAGTTGATTTTGGACTTTGGAAAAACATTTCACCTGCCAAATTATCATGTCCATTAGATGTACATTCTGGTAATGTCGCACGAAAACTTGGGCTGCTTTCCAGAAAGCAAAATGATGGAAAAGCCTTAACTGAACTAGACACTTCCCTTAGGAAGCTCGATCCAAATGACCCAGTAAAGTATGATTTTGCGCTATTCGGTTTAGGTGTTTTTGAAAAATTTTAG